The Flavobacterium sp. 102 genomic interval CAAAGGATTTCGACTGTCATGCGTGTAACTTTCTTTTCTGGCGCCAACAAATTCGATATCAATTTCTTTGTAACGCAACATCGCTGTGCCGTAGTTTTTGAAAACTTGAACTTTAGGTTTGTTCGGTAATAATTGAGAAACTTTCATAGCCAAATCAATTCCGGAACCAACGGCAACCACATCAATGTCTTTTTTGAAATCGCGTTGTAGTAAAAAATCACGGACAAAGCCACCAATCACATAACTTTCAAGGTTAAGTTCTTGACTTGCTTGTGCTATAATTTTAAATATCGGATTGTCTAATGCTTTGGTATAATTCATTTATTCTATTTCGGTTTTGTCATTTCGACGAAGGAGAAATCACATAATAAAAATCACTGGATGAGATTTCTCCTTCGTCGAAATGACAAAATAGGCTTATTTCTTATTTTCGAATAATCGTCACCTGACTATCACTAGTTAATTTAATAATCGTCGATGGTTTATCGCAGATTTTTTCGTGGTGCAAATTTACTACATAGTCTACACCCTTTATAATTTCGGGACTAATTTCTTTAAAAGATTTTGGTGTAAACATTCCGGAAATATTAGCCGAAGTGGAAACCAATGGTTTTTTCATGCGTTCCATCAATTTGAAGCAAAATGGTTCTTTAACGATTCGCACGCCAAGGGTTTTGTCTTCAGCGACGATATTTGGTGCTACATTTCGCGGATTATCAAGAATTAAGGTCGTTGGTTTTTCGGATAAATCCAAAATTTGCCAAGCGACTTCAGGAATGTCTTTAAAAACGTTGTACATCATTTTTTCGCCATTCATCAACACAATCATGCTTTTGGTTTCTTCGCGTTGTTTTAAAGCGTAGATTTTTTTTATGGCTTCCACATTTGTAGCATCACAACCAATTCCCCAAACAGTATCGGTTGGATAAAGGATGATGCCACCATTTTGGATGACTTCAAAGGCTTTGTGTACTTCTTCGTTGAGATTCATTTAACGGTTTTTTATATTGAAAATCTTGATGGATTCTATCATTCTGTCGATGCCCATTTTACGCCATTTAGGAACGCCTTTTTCAGCTATCATTTTCTCTACGGCTTCAATCATTCTAAGGGATGATTTGCCATCGTGATACGGATTGTAAGCGGCAATTACTTTGGCTCTTTGGTCTTTGAAATTATCAATGGTCAAATTTTCCTTGACTTTTTCTTTTAAATTAGTGTACTCTTTGGCATCGTCCCAAAGAATATTTTCTGCTTTTGATTTGTAGGTCAATACCGGTTTGTCTAACAAAATAAACTCATAAACCACC includes:
- a CDS encoding L-threonylcarbamoyladenylate synthase, whose translation is MNLNEEVHKAFEVIQNGGIILYPTDTVWGIGCDATNVEAIKKIYALKQREETKSMIVLMNGEKMMYNVFKDIPEVAWQILDLSEKPTTLILDNPRNVAPNIVAEDKTLGVRIVKEPFCFKLMERMKKPLVSTSANISGMFTPKSFKEISPEIIKGVDYVVNLHHEKICDKPSTIIKLTSDSQVTIIRK